A DNA window from Pyrus communis chromosome 3, drPyrComm1.1, whole genome shotgun sequence contains the following coding sequences:
- the LOC137729294 gene encoding probable E3 ubiquitin-protein ligase RHY1A encodes MTSASELFYNRRSRYNSRTAADLGFDSLPPPPTVDRSHNHNHSRRHHNSDGCDPLLRRTPRHFRHRASLPDRAAVGLEQGGTHQGSGNGVAGSSAGLSGNERLPGSVLLARERLLERLRGMPPSETRRHRALHLYGGVLLHVDDLSPLVRDWDAEILTSQPATAYSSTNLGSQIERLHLLQEANKKPPGLSQEVLDCLSTEIFSSAEVGVDGLVLRASGDCSICLESFTDGDKLICLPCEHRFHAACLSPWALIRGDCPYCRRVIVVDGQNAKRTT; translated from the exons ATGACGAGCGCTTCGGAGCTTTTCTACAACCGGAGGTCTCGCTACAACAGCCGAACCGCCGCCGATCTAGGGTTCGACTCCCTCCCTCCTCCTCCGACCGTTGACCGAAGTCACAACCACAATCACAGTCGCCGCCACCACAATTCCGACGGCTGCGATCCCCTGCTCCGCCGAACCCCGCGCCATTTCCGCCACCGCGCCTCCCTCCCG GATCGGGCGGCGGTTGGGCTCGAGCAGGGTGGGACCCACCAGGGTTCTGGAAATGGGGTCGCCGGAAGCAGTGCTGGTTTGAGCGGGAACGAGAGGCTTCCCGGGTCTGTTTTGCTCGCCAGGGAAAGGCTGCTGGAGAGGCTGAGAGGGATGCCTCCTTCAGAAACCAG GCGGCATAGAGCATTGCATCTTTACGGAGGTGTGCTACTGCATGTTGATGACTTGAGTCCCCTTGTAAGGGATTGGGACGCTGAAATCTTGACAAGTCAGCCAGCCACTGCCTACTCTTCGACTAACTTGGGCTCCCAAATTGAAAGGCTACATCTCTTGCAAGAAGCGAACAAGAAGCCTCCAGGTCTTAGTCAAGAGGTTCTTGATTGTTTGAGCACTGAGATTTTCAGCAGCGCAGAAGTGGGTGTTGACGGCTTGGTGTTAAGGGCTTCCGGAGATTGTAGTATTTGCCTGGAGAGTTTTACCGATGGAGATAAGCTTATTTGCTTGCCTTGTGAACATAGATTCCATGCTGCCTGCTTGAGTCCCTGGGCTCTTATTCGAGGAGACTGCCCATACTGCCGGAGAGTTATAGTTGTAGATGGTCAAAATGCTAAAAGGACTACATAG